GGCCGCGCGCACGGAACGCGCCAGTCCGCCGCCGCCGTCGCGTTCAGCCGCCGCCAGGACCACCATGAAGAAGCAAAGTCGTTTCGGTCTCCTTGTATCGGCGCTGCAGATTACGCTCCTCGTTGCGATCGTCCTGGGCGGCCTCGGCGTTGTGGGTATCTGGTTCTACAAGTGGGGTATCCCCAAGGACGTAGGGGTGCCCGATGTGGTTGGCACGCCTATTGATCAGGCCGCTGCCACCCTCCAGCGCCTTGGCCTCAAGGTGATCGAACATCCGGAATACAGTAACCAGCCAAAGAACCTGGTTTACAAGGTGGATGAACCGCCCGGGACGCAGCTCAAGACGGAGCACGCCATCAACGTTTGGTACAGCAAGGGGCCAATGTACATAACGGCGCCGTCGGTCCTCAACATGGATCAGCAAGACGCCCTGCAGGCGGTCAAGGATGCTGGGTTGACGTTAGGCGCGATCACTACAGCAGACAGTGATACGGCGCCACCAGGCACGGTGGTCAGTCAAAGCGTATCGCCCGGTCGGAAGGTGTTCCACGATTCACCCATCAGCCTCGTGGTCAGCGATGGTCCGTCGGCGGGCAGCAGCTCGAGCGCCTCCGGCAATGCTCCGGCATCCGGCGCCGGCGACCAGGCCGACGCCGGTGGCGGAAACAGTGCTGTTCCGCCGACACCTCCGGACAGCGTGGCGAATGGCGCGCAGCCCGACGATCTCACGGTGCCGCACACGTTTGACCGCACCGTGGATATACCCATGGATGGCCGCGGGACACGGACGGTGCGGATCACCTACAGCGACGCGGTCACACCTACTCCGGTGGAGTTGATCAACGAGCCGCACACCGAAGGAGACAAGATCCACCTTAACTTTCCATACTACGGCCGTAAGGTAACACTCAGCATCTATTACGACGGGCGCCGCGTATGGCGCAAACGGTTCGACCCGAAGGCTACGGACAACCAGATCGTCAAATGAGCAGCCCTATTCGCATCGCGCCATCTCTACTCGCGTCGGATTTTGGCCGTTTGGCCGATGCGGCGCGGCAGGCGGAGTCTGCCGGCGCCGAGTATCTCCACTTCGACGTGATGGACGGCCAGTTTGTGCCCAACATCACCATGGGCCCGCAAGCGGTGCGTGCCTTACGCTCGGTCAGTGCTGCCGTGTTCGACGTTCACTTGATGATCGTGCAGCCGGAGCGGTATGTTGCCGAGTTTGCCGCGGCCGGCGCGCAGATTGTAACGGTGCACGCCGAAGCCTGCATTCACCTGCAGCGAACGCTGGCCCAGATTCGTGAGTGCGGGGCGCGCGCGGGCGTTGCGCTGAACCCCGCCACGCCACCATCGGTGCTGGAGTATGTGCTGGACGACATCGATCTGGTGCTGGTGATGACGGTTAATCCTGGATTCGGTGGCGCGAGCTATCTTCCGGAAGCCGCGCGTAAGGCCGCCGTAATCCGGCGGATGCTGGGGAACCGTGCTGCTGAGATCGAGGTGGATGGTGGTATCAGCTGCGAAACTGCCGGAGAAGTGGCTGCCCTGGGCGCACGGGTCCTGGTGGCCGGCACCGCGATCTTCCAAACAGGCGGTACGGTGGAGCGCGCAGTATCCGACTTGCGTGCAGCCGCTGAGGCCGGCATCGCCTGATGGCCGGAGGCACGCTGCTCACACCGAGATCACGTCGGCTGCGTACCATTGGCGCAGTTCTCCTTGGGGCTATCATCGTCCTTGCGGCGATCGGTGCTATCTACGTCGGTCCACTGGTCCACCATGTGCCGGCTGCCGTCCTGGCGTCGCCGGCTGCCCGCAAGAAGAAGCTGCTCGGAGATGTGGCAATCCTGTATTCGTGGTGGGGCCTGGTAACCGGTCTCGTGATTCTTCTGCTGATTGTGGCCTGGCTGGATGTCCGGGAGGTAGCCAGAAGCTACATGGAGCATCGCCAGTCGCTTTGGTCGGAATACAGTCCCACACGACACGATGACGATGCCGGTCCCACCAGTTGATTTGCGATGGATGCGCCGATGTCTGGAGCTGGCTGAGCGTGGCGCCACCAGCCCAAACCCAATGGTGGGATGCGTGGTGGTGCGTGGGGCAGAGAAAGTTGGTGAGGGCTGGCACGAGGCAGCCGGCTTGCCCCATGCCGAAATCAACGCGCTGGAGATGGCCGGCAATGCGGCGCGCGGGGCAACCCTGTATGTGAATCTGGAGCCTTGTTCGCACATCGGCAGAACAGGGCCCTGCGCGGAGGCGGTAGTGCGCGCCGGAGTGACTCGTGTGGTCGCTGCGATGGAGGATCCCAACCCTGTCGTGGCCGGCCGTGGATTCGCAATGCTCCGGGCGGCGGGTATCGATGTGGTTACCGGTGTGCTGGCCGCGGAAGCGGCGCACCTGAATGCCGCGTTTGCTCACTGGCACCGCACGGCAACGACCTACATCACACTGAAAGCGGCGATGAGCCTGGATGGTAAGATTGCAGCCGCCAATGGCGTTTCCCGGTGGATTACCGGCAGCGCGGCAAGACAGAAAGCCCATCGCATGCGCTCACATACCGGCGCCGTCCTGGTGGGAAGTGGGACGTTGCTGCAGGATGACCCGGAGCTGACCGCAAGGCCGCGACGCTACAAGCCGTTACGGCAGCCGCTCCGTGTGGTAGTGGATTCCCGGCTGCGGACGCCCGCGACAAGCCGGGCAGTTCAACGCTGCGCGGCAGATCCGCGGCAGTATCCGATGCTGGTGGTCGGCACGGTCGGTGCGCCGGCTTGCGCCGCGGAAGCGCTGCTGTCGGCAGGCGTCCAGGTGGAACTGCTGGCGGCGGATCGGTCCGGCAGGGTGGACCTCGGCTTGTTGACACGTCTTCTTGCGGATCGCGGCATTCAAAGCGTGCTTTGTGAGGGCGGCCCCGAAATTCAAACGGCATTTCTGAACGGCGGATTTGTCAACCGGCTGGCGCTCTTCGTAGCTCCCGTAGTACTGGGCGGCGACGCATCCGTCATCCAGGGGTATGCTCCAGTAGATCCTGCGTCGGGCCGGCGTTTCTTGAAACCGACGGTGCGTCGCTTCGGCGCCGACCTGCTGATCGAGACGGCGCCCACACCCGGAGACGGTGGATAAGCGAAACCATGTTCACCGGCATTGTTGAGGAGTGCGGCACGTTTGTATCGCGCGACATGCCCGGTGACAGCGGCGGCTTGACCATCGGCGCCTCGGCCCAGCTTGCAAGCGCCGCTATCGGAGAAAGCATCGCGGTCAACGGCTGCTGCCTTACCGTGGTGCGTTCCGGCCCAAACTGGCTGGAGTTTGACGTTATGGCGCAAACCCTGTCGCTCACCAACCTTGGCGATCTGGCTCCCGGCGCGGCGGTAAATCTTGAGCGGGCCGCGATGCTGGGCGATCGGCTTGGTGGTCACCTGCTGCAGGGCCACGTGGATGGTGTCGGCATCATCGTATCGCGCAGTGAAAAGGGAAATGCACTGGTTGTTCAGGTCGCGTTGCCCGCGCCGCTTCCGAGGTACGTTGTGGAACATGGCTCAATCGCTATAAATGGGGTAAGCTTAACGGTGGCAGCCGTGGACGAAACCGCGGTGTCGATCTGGCTCATTCCGCATACGCGAGAGGTTACCAATCTGGGGCAATGCCGGGTTGGCGACCGCGTGAACATTGAATGCGATGTGATCGCGCGGTATGTGGAGCGCCTGATGCGGTTTGATGGTGGCGCGGTGAAGTAGGGGCGGCTTTTTTACCGGCTGCTCGTTTCGCGACCCCAAAGCGATCGTCGCTCGATTGTTGCAGCGGCGGAAATGTGCGATTCCTCCTATTAAACCGTGAGAGGTGAGGATGCGCACGCCACGCCTATTTCGCGCGGCCGGGCTTACCGCCCTGGTCGTGCTCTGTGCACCGGCTCAATCCCAGGTGGTTACGCACGCAGTTTCCGCCGGCACAGGTCAGTCGGCATTCGAGGCGCGCTGGGGCAGCCACGCTGCGCTGTCCATCCGTAGCAACCATCGCAGCCGGCTGATCGTCGGACTGTCGCAGCACGTGTTTCACATCCGGATCGACCCCGACACCGGCGCGCCGCTTATGCCACGCAACGCCCGGGCATTCGTCCGGTTGGCAGCGCCCGCTGTTGGCCCTGCACCGGTCTATACGTGGCGGATACTGCTGACGTGGTCGACCGCCGGCGTCTCAACCGCCTCCAGCCTTGCGCAGCGCACCTTTCAGAGCGCGAGTCCCTTTCGACTTCCTTTCGGGAGCGAGATTCGCGGCGGTACGCTCACGGTCTACGCCAGTACGCAACATGGCGGCGAAACCTGTTGGGGAGAAGCGAGGGCGAAGGTCGTGGCGGATAACCCGGACCAGGACCAGGTGCTCAAGGCATATCCCGCCTCACGGCTCGGACTTATCGCTTCCAAGATTGGCGAAGCAGAAAGCGGCCTGCATCAGTTTACGCCGGCCGGTCTCCCGCTGGTGTCTGCCACATTCGACGTTGGACTCATGCAGTTGAATGCTCCCACGGGCGGCCTGTCATCTCCGGACCAGGTGTGGGACTGGCGCGCAAACGTTGCCCGCGGCATCAGGATACTGGAGGCAAAGCGGAGCTACACGCAGCTGGCGTCACGTCACGCACCACCGGGATTCCGGTCGGTTCGCCCCGATGCCTCGTCCGAAT
This DNA window, taken from Armatimonadota bacterium, encodes the following:
- the rpe gene encoding ribulose-phosphate 3-epimerase, which produces MSSPIRIAPSLLASDFGRLADAARQAESAGAEYLHFDVMDGQFVPNITMGPQAVRALRSVSAAVFDVHLMIVQPERYVAEFAAAGAQIVTVHAEACIHLQRTLAQIRECGARAGVALNPATPPSVLEYVLDDIDLVLVMTVNPGFGGASYLPEAARKAAVIRRMLGNRAAEIEVDGGISCETAGEVAALGARVLVAGTAIFQTGGTVERAVSDLRAAAEAGIA
- a CDS encoding PASTA domain-containing protein, with protein sequence MINEVANGRYEAVEKLGEGAIFAAYRARDRQRNRAVTLRVVRGELQPDTAFIDALRQQCSVEQTLNHPGIIHTEEVGQHNGSTYLVSEFVRGLDLRERIRRIAPFTLSVAVEFACALGEALHYAHNSGYAHGDLRPENIIATPEGALRVANFSVYRASLASPSASEHIAAVAAPYRAPEFTPGSLPTPAGDIYAVGAIVYEMLTGAPPYAADSTEAMAAMHAGANIPRLRAANPGVPRAVEGIVTKCLQKDFTRRYASAAELLADLKMVRDALRFGKSLSWSPLELPPTVPPGSAAAVPTEPAARTERASPPPPSRSAAARTTMKKQSRFGLLVSALQITLLVAIVLGGLGVVGIWFYKWGIPKDVGVPDVVGTPIDQAAATLQRLGLKVIEHPEYSNQPKNLVYKVDEPPGTQLKTEHAINVWYSKGPMYITAPSVLNMDQQDALQAVKDAGLTLGAITTADSDTAPPGTVVSQSVSPGRKVFHDSPISLVVSDGPSAGSSSSASGNAPASGAGDQADAGGGNSAVPPTPPDSVANGAQPDDLTVPHTFDRTVDIPMDGRGTRTVRITYSDAVTPTPVELINEPHTEGDKIHLNFPYYGRKVTLSIYYDGRRVWRKRFDPKATDNQIVK
- a CDS encoding riboflavin synthase, giving the protein MFTGIVEECGTFVSRDMPGDSGGLTIGASAQLASAAIGESIAVNGCCLTVVRSGPNWLEFDVMAQTLSLTNLGDLAPGAAVNLERAAMLGDRLGGHLLQGHVDGVGIIVSRSEKGNALVVQVALPAPLPRYVVEHGSIAINGVSLTVAAVDETAVSIWLIPHTREVTNLGQCRVGDRVNIECDVIARYVERLMRFDGGAVK
- the ribD gene encoding bifunctional diaminohydroxyphosphoribosylaminopyrimidine deaminase/5-amino-6-(5-phosphoribosylamino)uracil reductase RibD, which codes for MTMPVPPVDLRWMRRCLELAERGATSPNPMVGCVVVRGAEKVGEGWHEAAGLPHAEINALEMAGNAARGATLYVNLEPCSHIGRTGPCAEAVVRAGVTRVVAAMEDPNPVVAGRGFAMLRAAGIDVVTGVLAAEAAHLNAAFAHWHRTATTYITLKAAMSLDGKIAAANGVSRWITGSAARQKAHRMRSHTGAVLVGSGTLLQDDPELTARPRRYKPLRQPLRVVVDSRLRTPATSRAVQRCAADPRQYPMLVVGTVGAPACAAEALLSAGVQVELLAADRSGRVDLGLLTRLLADRGIQSVLCEGGPEIQTAFLNGGFVNRLALFVAPVVLGGDASVIQGYAPVDPASGRRFLKPTVRRFGADLLIETAPTPGDGG